From a region of the Methanothrix sp. genome:
- the dph2 gene encoding diphthamide biosynthesis enzyme Dph2, giving the protein MVLIIISGYEIDLERALSIIKRAGVRRVGVQVPDGLKRSAPAISRIIEETGAEVLVSGDPCYGACDIDLQLCSTVDLMLHIGHSEMCERLSDRIVYIEARMPDDVTEVVERSLEFFTKKRVAVCTTVQHAHMIDRVICMMRSHGIEALAGGPSPRTRHIGQVLGCCYAAARVGAEEALFIGTGRFHPLGLSMATGMRVIAADPVTGSVGEIETHDFLRWRYGIIARASDAKSIGILISKKPGQRRCVTARRLSSLGRSKGKNMLDVYIDRIEPERVLDLGLEAVVSTACPRIALDDARRYSVPVLTPPEFEIALGMRNDYTFDEILEACGETGST; this is encoded by the coding sequence GTGGTTCTGATTATCATCTCCGGCTACGAGATCGATCTCGAGAGGGCCCTCAGCATCATAAAAAGAGCTGGAGTCAGGAGGGTCGGCGTTCAGGTTCCCGACGGCCTGAAGAGATCCGCCCCAGCGATATCAAGAATCATAGAGGAGACCGGCGCTGAGGTCCTGGTATCAGGGGATCCGTGCTATGGTGCATGTGATATCGATCTCCAGCTCTGCAGCACGGTCGACCTGATGCTGCACATAGGCCACTCGGAGATGTGCGAGAGACTGAGCGACAGGATTGTTTACATCGAGGCGAGGATGCCAGATGATGTCACCGAGGTCGTGGAGAGATCGCTTGAATTTTTCACGAAAAAGAGGGTGGCTGTCTGCACAACCGTCCAGCATGCTCACATGATCGATCGCGTGATTTGTATGATGCGATCGCATGGCATCGAGGCCCTCGCAGGCGGGCCATCTCCTCGAACCAGGCATATCGGACAGGTTCTCGGCTGTTGCTATGCGGCCGCGAGGGTCGGGGCAGAGGAGGCTCTCTTCATAGGCACCGGCAGATTCCATCCGCTGGGACTCTCGATGGCGACAGGCATGCGGGTGATAGCCGCGGATCCTGTCACAGGCTCGGTGGGGGAGATCGAGACGCATGATTTCCTCCGGTGGAGGTACGGGATAATCGCCAGAGCATCAGATGCGAAGAGCATCGGGATCCTGATATCGAAGAAGCCGGGCCAGAGAAGATGCGTGACGGCGAGGAGGCTCAGCTCTCTCGGGAGATCGAAGGGAAAGAACATGCTTGATGTTTACATTGACAGGATCGAGCCTGAGAGGGTTCTCGATCTCGGCCTCGAGGCGGTGGTCTCGACAGCATGCCCGCGCATCGCTCTGGATGACGCACGCAGGTACAGCGTTCCTGTTCTCACACCGCCAGAGTTCGAGATCGCGCTTGGAATGAGAAATGATTACACCTTCGACGAGATCCTCGAGGCATGCGGGGAGACCGGGAGCACGTGA
- the fen gene encoding flap endonuclease-1, whose product MGVDLGDILDRKKISIEDLSGSWIAVDGFNTLYQFLSTIRQPDGTPLMDSSGRITSHLSGLLYRMTNLMEAGIRVAFVFDGRPPELKAGTLAARAQMREAAEIQLQEAIATGAESFRYAQAATRINSEILHDSIRLLDAMGIPYVQAPSEGEAQAAFMAIRGDVDYVASQDYDALLFGAPRVVRNIAITGRRKIPRKNVYIDVPPEVIILEEELTRLGISREQLVDIGIMCGTDYNRGLQKVGPKRALKLIREHGCLEAVLDALGESIENLQEVRDIFLHPEVTESYELRMKKPRIEEIIKFLCDERDFSEERVRKAVDRLSASYRAGQCTLERWF is encoded by the coding sequence ATGGGCGTCGATCTCGGAGATATTCTCGACAGGAAAAAAATCTCGATCGAGGATCTGTCAGGAAGCTGGATCGCAGTCGACGGCTTCAACACGCTCTACCAGTTTCTCTCAACCATAAGACAGCCCGACGGCACACCTCTCATGGACTCATCTGGAAGGATAACATCGCATCTCTCGGGATTGCTCTACCGCATGACAAACCTCATGGAGGCCGGGATCAGGGTTGCATTCGTCTTCGATGGGAGACCCCCAGAGCTCAAGGCCGGGACGCTGGCTGCCAGGGCTCAGATGAGGGAGGCTGCGGAGATCCAGCTGCAGGAGGCGATAGCCACAGGTGCTGAGAGCTTCAGGTATGCACAGGCCGCCACCAGGATAAACAGCGAGATACTCCATGACTCCATAAGGCTCCTGGACGCCATGGGAATCCCGTATGTACAGGCTCCATCAGAAGGCGAGGCACAGGCTGCCTTCATGGCGATCCGAGGGGATGTTGATTATGTGGCATCTCAGGACTACGACGCCCTTCTGTTCGGCGCGCCCAGGGTCGTGAGGAACATCGCGATCACCGGCAGGAGGAAGATTCCCAGGAAGAATGTGTACATCGATGTCCCGCCTGAGGTCATAATCCTGGAGGAAGAGCTCACAAGGCTCGGGATAAGCAGGGAACAGCTTGTGGATATAGGGATAATGTGCGGCACCGATTACAACAGGGGACTTCAGAAGGTGGGTCCGAAGAGAGCTCTAAAGCTGATAAGAGAGCATGGATGCCTGGAGGCCGTGCTCGATGCGCTGGGGGAGAGCATCGAGAATCTCCAGGAGGTACGGGATATCTTCCTGCATCCGGAGGTCACAGAGAGCTATGAGCTGAGGATGAAGAAGCCCAGGATCGAGGAGATTATTAAATTTTTATGTGACGAGCGGGACTTCTCGGAGGAGAGGGTCAGAAAGGCAGTCGACAGGTTGAGTGCATCGTACCGAGCAGGGCAGTGCACGCTCGAGAGGTGGTTCTGA
- a CDS encoding helix-turn-helix domain-containing protein, with translation MSHADRIIRAAFQSDEALREAIKSVISEMGMSTREFSRISSIPQSTLYKILSGHREPNITTLRQIVKTIRDLEGGGERFIAIIAARPVLDKIEETKMRIGDKVFTLREYSATNIEEAIIAAVRAESDGAAAVVCAPIVSPTVEKLLTIPVATIIPRESVKRAIEVAAKKIEV, from the coding sequence ATGTCTCACGCCGACAGGATCATCAGGGCAGCGTTCCAGTCGGATGAGGCTCTGAGAGAGGCGATAAAATCGGTCATCTCAGAGATGGGGATGAGCACCAGGGAGTTCAGCAGGATCTCATCCATACCTCAGAGCACCCTTTACAAGATACTCTCAGGCCACCGGGAACCGAATATAACAACGCTTCGCCAGATCGTGAAGACCATTCGGGATCTCGAGGGCGGAGGCGAGAGGTTCATAGCGATAATAGCTGCCAGGCCTGTTCTCGACAAGATCGAGGAGACCAAGATGCGCATCGGGGATAAGGTCTTCACGCTCCGCGAGTACTCCGCGACAAATATCGAAGAGGCGATCATCGCAGCGGTAAGGGCAGAATCTGACGGCGCAGCTGCAGTCGTCTGTGCCCCGATAGTCAGCCCCACGGTCGAAAAGCTTCTCACAATACCGGTCGCCACGATAATACCCAGGGAGAGCGTCAAGAGGGCGATAGAGGTCGCGGCAAAGAAGATCGAGGTATAA
- a CDS encoding CDP-alcohol phosphatidyltransferase family protein, with the protein MLRSRFLRRERTDGLLRPFARLGLHPIAWSVFSLPFAFAGMLLLGRGDPIAGLLMFLAAGAMDVIDGAVARATGTVTFLGAYIDGVIDRYVEIMLIVGLMLYLGGRIDLRLSLLFSLLIFGSLMTSFVRAYADHRGLVRDQEALRRMGGLLERAERLMLLYACIIAGLYSMDLVVLMLTITALLANLTVIQRVFLILNYARGNSGQS; encoded by the coding sequence ATGCTCAGATCCCGGTTTCTCAGGAGGGAGAGAACGGATGGATTGCTCAGGCCCTTCGCAAGGCTTGGCCTCCACCCCATAGCGTGGTCTGTGTTCTCCCTGCCGTTTGCATTCGCTGGCATGCTGCTCCTGGGGAGAGGTGATCCGATCGCAGGACTGCTGATGTTTCTGGCAGCCGGTGCCATGGATGTCATCGATGGAGCTGTTGCGAGGGCGACCGGCACGGTCACGTTTCTCGGCGCATACATAGATGGGGTGATAGACAGGTATGTGGAGATAATGCTCATCGTCGGGCTAATGCTCTACCTCGGCGGTCGCATCGACCTGAGACTCTCTTTGCTTTTTTCTCTCCTCATCTTCGGATCCCTCATGACAAGCTTCGTCAGGGCCTATGCAGATCACAGAGGTCTGGTCAGAGATCAGGAGGCGCTCAGGAGGATGGGCGGGCTTCTGGAGAGGGCGGAGCGTCTGATGCTGCTCTACGCATGCATAATCGCAGGGCTGTACAGCATGGATCTTGTGGTGCTCATGTTAACTATCACAGCACTGCTCGCAAACCTGACCGTGATCCAGAGGGTCTTTCTGATTCTGAATTATGCAAGAGGAAATTCAGGACAATCCTGA
- a CDS encoding aminotransferase class I/II-fold pyridoxal phosphate-dependent enzyme, which yields MTILREVPAWNAEAHLSRTVRDLPPSGIRRFFDLVNEMDEAISLGVGEPDFVTPWHVREACIYSLESGYTSYTSNKGMPELREAIADFTKEHLGLDYDPGDQILVTTGVSEAVDLAFRATLNPGDEVIVPEPCYVAYVPDIILAGGVPRQVSTRIDDGFRVTPESILPAITEKTKALVLSYPNNPTGAIMTRSNLEDIADLVIEHDLLVISDEVYSILTYSGTHASFAQLDGMGERTIILNGLSKSHAMTGWRIGYALGDPRIIGAMTKIHQYTMLCAPIMSQMAAIEALLHGEEEMLKMKHEYNLRRRLFVSGLNRIGMPCIEPQGAFYAFPSIMDTGLSSEAFAERLLREQKVAVVPGNVFGQSGEGFLRCSYATSREELIEALDRIETFLSGL from the coding sequence ATGACAATTCTCAGAGAGGTTCCAGCATGGAATGCCGAGGCCCATCTCTCCCGGACTGTTAGAGATCTGCCGCCGTCCGGGATCCGGAGATTCTTCGATCTTGTGAATGAGATGGACGAGGCGATAAGCCTAGGGGTCGGCGAGCCGGACTTCGTCACGCCATGGCACGTCAGGGAAGCCTGCATATACTCTCTCGAGTCAGGCTACACATCATACACGTCCAACAAGGGGATGCCCGAGCTGCGTGAGGCCATCGCAGATTTCACGAAGGAGCATCTGGGCCTCGATTACGATCCCGGCGACCAGATACTCGTGACCACGGGTGTAAGCGAGGCTGTGGATCTTGCGTTCAGGGCGACGCTCAATCCCGGGGATGAGGTGATAGTGCCTGAGCCCTGTTATGTCGCATACGTTCCGGACATAATACTGGCAGGCGGCGTGCCCCGGCAGGTATCCACAAGGATAGATGATGGGTTCAGGGTCACTCCAGAATCGATCCTGCCGGCGATCACCGAGAAAACCAAAGCTCTGGTACTGAGCTATCCGAACAACCCGACGGGCGCGATAATGACACGCAGCAATCTTGAGGATATAGCAGATCTGGTTATTGAGCACGACCTTCTCGTCATATCTGATGAGGTCTACAGCATCCTCACATACTCAGGGACGCATGCAAGCTTCGCACAGCTCGATGGGATGGGCGAGAGGACGATCATACTCAACGGCCTGTCGAAGTCGCATGCCATGACCGGCTGGCGGATAGGCTATGCGCTCGGCGATCCGAGGATCATAGGCGCCATGACAAAGATCCACCAGTACACGATGCTCTGTGCCCCGATAATGTCGCAGATGGCAGCCATCGAGGCCCTCCTGCATGGAGAGGAGGAGATGCTCAAGATGAAGCACGAGTACAACCTCCGAAGGCGGCTATTCGTCTCCGGACTGAACAGGATAGGGATGCCGTGCATAGAGCCGCAGGGTGCCTTCTACGCGTTCCCCTCAATCATGGATACAGGGTTGTCCTCAGAAGCCTTTGCAGAGCGCCTGCTCAGGGAGCAGAAGGTCGCGGTCGTTCCCGGGAATGTCTTTGGACAGAGCGGCGAGGGATTTTTGAGGTGCTCCTATGCCACATCCAGGGAGGAGCTGATAGAGGCGCTGGACAGGATCGAGACATTTCTGAGCGGGCTGTAG
- a CDS encoding Lrp/AsnC family transcriptional regulator codes for MNEILQILSENARATPAEIAALLGRTEEDVAREIKELEDSGVIRKYITIIDWEKASEGYVYAVIELKVALQRSTGYDSVAERIARFSEVQSVRLISGDHDLSVTVRGKSMRDVAFFVAEKIAPLEGIQSTCTHFILKSYKEHGVILTDKPKPKRLVITA; via the coding sequence ATGAACGAGATTTTGCAGATACTCTCTGAGAACGCAAGGGCAACACCAGCGGAGATCGCGGCTCTTCTCGGCAGAACCGAGGAGGATGTGGCACGCGAGATAAAGGAGCTGGAGGACTCGGGGGTTATAAGAAAGTACATCACGATCATAGACTGGGAGAAGGCATCTGAGGGCTATGTTTACGCGGTTATAGAGCTGAAGGTGGCCCTGCAGCGGTCAACAGGCTACGATTCCGTGGCAGAGAGGATTGCAAGATTCTCCGAGGTTCAGTCTGTGCGGCTCATATCAGGGGATCACGACCTCTCGGTCACAGTCCGCGGAAAATCGATGAGGGATGTGGCATTCTTTGTGGCAGAGAAGATCGCTCCCCTGGAGGGCATCCAGTCGACATGCACTCACTTCATACTGAAGAGCTATAAGGAGCACGGGGTCATCCTCACCGATAAACCCAAGCCCAAGAGACTGGTGATAACAGCATGA
- a CDS encoding segregation/condensation protein A, protein MSELNPDSYTGLEMSDPAEVLVELARRGELDPWDVDIVRTTERFLEYVESLAQRDLRIPARTLLYAAILLRMKSDAMEDQEEEEESPEASVETPEEMAYTLPQPPVRRRTRRPVTLDELIAELKKAEMIGRKRAIRQRLEEPEEEIVDLSHEEGVEDRIKMLSPVIEDMLSMKERVELKDIEGDRIMNYLALLFMAQRKQIWLEQEQLFGDLFITRPGGGM, encoded by the coding sequence ATGTCTGAGCTGAACCCTGATTCGTACACGGGTCTGGAGATGAGCGACCCGGCTGAGGTGCTGGTCGAGCTTGCCAGGAGGGGAGAGCTCGACCCATGGGATGTGGATATAGTCAGGACCACCGAGAGGTTCCTGGAGTACGTTGAGTCGCTGGCGCAGAGGGATCTGCGGATACCCGCCAGGACTCTTCTTTACGCTGCGATCCTCCTCAGAATGAAATCCGACGCGATGGAGGATCAGGAGGAAGAGGAGGAGAGCCCGGAGGCTTCTGTGGAGACCCCGGAGGAGATGGCGTACACCCTGCCTCAGCCGCCAGTTCGCCGTCGCACAAGACGACCGGTCACGCTTGACGAGCTGATAGCGGAGCTCAAAAAGGCAGAGATGATCGGCAGGAAGAGGGCGATACGCCAGCGCCTCGAGGAGCCTGAGGAGGAGATAGTGGACCTCTCCCACGAGGAGGGCGTAGAGGACAGGATAAAGATGCTCTCCCCTGTGATAGAGGATATGCTGAGCATGAAAGAGAGGGTTGAGCTTAAGGATATCGAGGGTGACAGGATAATGAATTACCTTGCGCTGCTCTTCATGGCTCAGAGAAAGCAGATATGGCTCGAGCAGGAGCAGCTCTTCGGGGATCTCTTCATCACACGCCCCGGAGGAGGCATGTGA
- the smc gene encoding chromosome segregation protein SMC: MHIKEIELRNFKSFGRRALVQLKKDFIVITGPNGSGKSNIIDALLFSLCLTSSRAMRAERLPDLIYRGDDGRAPDFAEVTVRLDNSTRTMPVESDEVVITRRIKVNGDRYHAQHYLNGRACTQAELQEHLARAGITPEGYNVVMQGDVTRIIEMGPTERRRIIDEIAGVSEFEEKKQRAMAELDVVRERIARVDVILEEVGQQLRRLQAERDRALRYRACREERKRQEAYLLLAKFKESEVELSALDSEIASITSEKAQLLERLEIGREELRALEERLKAVEGEISHRGEDEQLRVRREIEEIRGRIAREETKIETADADIQEAERSLSQCFIEMDRVRTEIASISEQLSDMAVRRAGLQGELDEQISQRSSLRSTISDADSRFAKYREDLTNLLKEIEEVRSQIGERVRERDRLLDAIRRASMEKEEIATEITEALSSISAASTESERLEAEIESLASEAMGLDKRKDELEARRLSLRRELAELDRSLQRLQSEYARVEAQVRAAEERSGYSRAVEAVRSAMKRGILQGLCGTIAELGEVDRRYAAALEVAAGSRLQSVVTESDEDAAAAIDYLKRSQIGRATFLPLNKMEVGSLPEVPRAPGVVDFALNLIRFDDRLYPAFWYVFRDTLVVEDLDTARRMIGRYRMVTLDGDLIERSGAMTGGHYTSRLKFAAEESRRLVGISERISSTESSRSELLENLDSIEEEISSISRKLESLDKEISRRTFLLEEKRSLRGKMERHIEERKSRLSEIERSSEEWRSRLTALEQEMQELESLLSEKGDIRERLEREMQGSKIPEMMALVEQIEGEIRRLESRIMDLDSEMMRCRLKEESLRSRLDELARTKELLEFKKNDAIQRRSSALSSIDELRASLEEMIKREKDLDIELSGLKGERGSLLESIIGKEREIGGTERSIERLDARLMAVSKAREEISGRMETLRSEIEGAGIDPSETPPKSETIAAKIRALEEEMAALEPVNMLAIDEYERVEKRFRNLSDRREVLHREREGVIEKLERYDQLKKDAFMSCFAAVNQNFREIFHELSGGDGELVLECPDDPLSGGMTIRARPAGKVFHRLEAMSGGEKSLTALSLIFAIQRFRPAPFYAMDEIDMFLDGANVERVAKLIRRISRDAQFIVVSLRRPMIQQASYTIGVSMQDKNISSVTGICLS; the protein is encoded by the coding sequence TTGCATATCAAGGAGATCGAGCTCAGGAACTTCAAATCGTTCGGCAGAAGGGCTCTCGTACAGCTTAAAAAGGACTTCATAGTCATCACCGGGCCCAACGGAAGCGGAAAATCGAACATCATAGACGCTCTTCTCTTCTCGCTCTGCCTCACAAGCTCCAGGGCGATGCGCGCCGAGAGGCTGCCCGATCTCATATACCGCGGTGACGATGGGAGAGCGCCGGACTTCGCAGAGGTGACGGTGAGGCTCGACAACAGCACCAGGACCATGCCTGTGGAGAGCGATGAGGTTGTCATCACGAGACGCATAAAGGTCAACGGAGACAGATACCACGCGCAGCACTACCTGAATGGAAGGGCATGCACCCAGGCCGAGCTCCAGGAGCATCTGGCGAGAGCTGGCATAACTCCTGAGGGATACAATGTGGTGATGCAGGGGGACGTCACGAGAATAATCGAGATGGGCCCCACGGAGAGGAGAAGGATAATCGATGAGATCGCCGGAGTCTCCGAGTTCGAGGAGAAGAAACAGCGCGCAATGGCTGAGCTCGATGTCGTCAGGGAGAGGATCGCCCGCGTGGATGTCATACTCGAGGAGGTTGGCCAGCAGCTCAGGCGGCTCCAGGCCGAGCGCGACAGGGCTCTGAGGTACAGGGCATGCCGCGAGGAGAGGAAGCGGCAGGAGGCCTACCTTCTGCTTGCCAAATTTAAGGAGTCCGAGGTGGAGCTCAGCGCGCTGGACAGCGAGATTGCATCCATCACATCCGAGAAGGCCCAGCTTCTGGAGAGGCTTGAGATAGGAAGAGAGGAGCTTAGGGCCCTGGAGGAGCGGCTGAAGGCTGTGGAGGGCGAGATCAGCCACAGGGGAGAGGACGAGCAGCTCAGGGTGAGGCGCGAGATTGAGGAGATCAGGGGCAGGATCGCGAGAGAGGAGACGAAGATCGAGACTGCGGATGCTGATATACAGGAGGCGGAGAGATCCCTGAGCCAGTGCTTTATCGAGATGGACAGGGTGCGAACGGAGATAGCATCCATCTCAGAGCAGCTCAGTGATATGGCTGTGAGAAGAGCTGGCCTCCAGGGGGAGCTGGACGAGCAGATATCCCAGCGTTCATCGCTCCGATCAACCATCTCCGATGCCGATAGCAGGTTCGCAAAATACAGGGAAGATCTGACCAATCTACTTAAAGAGATTGAGGAGGTTCGTTCGCAGATCGGAGAGAGGGTCAGAGAGAGGGATCGACTTCTCGATGCGATCCGCAGGGCTTCGATGGAGAAGGAGGAGATTGCCACAGAGATCACCGAGGCGCTGAGCAGTATCTCCGCTGCATCCACAGAGTCTGAGAGGCTCGAGGCAGAGATCGAGTCGCTCGCCTCAGAGGCGATGGGTCTCGATAAGAGGAAGGACGAGCTGGAGGCGAGGAGGCTCAGTCTCCGGAGGGAGCTGGCCGAGCTCGACAGGAGCCTTCAGAGGCTGCAGAGTGAGTACGCCAGGGTCGAGGCCCAGGTCAGGGCAGCCGAGGAGAGGTCAGGCTACAGCAGAGCAGTGGAGGCAGTGAGGTCTGCGATGAAGCGGGGCATACTCCAGGGCCTCTGCGGGACGATCGCGGAGCTTGGGGAGGTGGACAGGCGGTATGCTGCAGCTCTTGAGGTCGCAGCCGGTTCAAGGCTCCAGAGCGTGGTCACGGAGAGCGATGAGGACGCAGCGGCCGCGATAGATTACCTCAAGAGATCCCAGATAGGCAGGGCGACCTTTCTGCCGCTCAACAAAATGGAGGTCGGATCGCTGCCCGAAGTTCCAAGAGCCCCGGGAGTCGTCGACTTCGCCCTGAACCTGATAAGGTTCGATGATCGCCTCTATCCTGCCTTCTGGTACGTCTTCCGGGATACACTTGTCGTTGAGGATCTTGATACCGCCAGGAGGATGATTGGCAGGTACAGAATGGTGACCCTCGATGGGGATCTGATCGAGCGGAGCGGGGCGATGACAGGCGGCCACTACACATCACGCCTGAAGTTTGCAGCAGAGGAGAGCAGGAGGCTTGTGGGGATATCAGAGCGCATATCATCCACTGAAAGCAGCAGGAGCGAGCTGCTCGAGAATCTCGATTCCATCGAGGAGGAGATATCATCCATCAGCAGAAAGCTCGAGTCCCTGGACAAGGAGATCTCCAGGAGGACGTTCCTGCTGGAGGAGAAGCGATCGCTGAGGGGCAAAATGGAGCGGCACATCGAGGAACGCAAGTCCAGGCTGTCAGAGATCGAGAGGAGCAGCGAGGAGTGGAGGAGCAGGCTCACAGCGCTGGAGCAGGAGATGCAGGAGCTTGAGTCACTCCTCTCGGAGAAGGGGGATATCAGGGAGAGGCTGGAGCGGGAGATGCAGGGCTCAAAGATCCCTGAGATGATGGCGCTGGTTGAGCAGATCGAGGGCGAGATCAGGAGGCTTGAGTCGAGGATAATGGATCTGGACTCTGAGATGATGCGCTGCAGGCTGAAAGAGGAGAGTCTGAGGAGCAGGCTGGATGAGCTTGCGAGGACTAAGGAACTCCTGGAGTTCAAGAAAAATGATGCGATCCAGAGACGCAGCTCAGCGCTCTCGAGCATAGATGAACTCAGAGCTTCACTGGAGGAGATGATAAAGAGAGAAAAGGACCTTGACATCGAGCTCAGCGGCCTGAAGGGGGAGAGGGGGTCCCTTCTAGAGAGCATAATCGGCAAGGAGCGTGAGATTGGCGGTACTGAGAGGAGCATTGAGCGTCTCGATGCGAGGCTCATGGCCGTATCCAAAGCCAGAGAGGAGATATCCGGCAGGATGGAAACGCTCAGATCCGAAATTGAGGGAGCAGGCATCGATCCCTCCGAGACTCCTCCGAAGAGCGAGACGATAGCTGCGAAGATCAGGGCTCTGGAGGAGGAGATGGCAGCGCTCGAGCCTGTCAACATGCTCGCCATCGATGAGTACGAGCGCGTTGAGAAAAGGTTCCGCAACCTTAGCGATCGCAGGGAGGTCCTCCACAGGGAGAGGGAGGGGGTCATAGAGAAGCTGGAGCGCTACGATCAGCTCAAGAAGGATGCCTTCATGAGCTGCTTTGCGGCCGTGAACCAGAACTTCAGGGAGATATTTCACGAGCTGTCAGGCGGAGACGGAGAGCTTGTGCTCGAATGCCCCGACGATCCGCTTAGCGGAGGCATGACTATAAGAGCGAGGCCCGCGGGCAAGGTCTTCCACAGGCTTGAGGCGATGTCTGGTGGGGAGAAGAGCCTCACCGCGCTCTCACTGATATTCGCAATACAGCGGTTCAGGCCCGCCCCCTTCTATGCCATGGACGAGATCGACATGTTCCTTGACGGGGCGAATGTCGAGCGCGTGGCGAAGCTCATCAGGAGAATCTCCAGGGATGCGCAGTTCATAGTGGTCTCGCTGAGGCGCCCCATGATACAGCAGGCCAGCTACACGATCGGAGTCTCGATGCAGGATAAGAACATCAGCAGCGTGACCGGCATATGTCTGAGCTGA